The following coding sequences are from one Mus pahari chromosome X, PAHARI_EIJ_v1.1, whole genome shotgun sequence window:
- the Zmat1 gene encoding zinc finger matrin-type protein 1 isoform X1: MAAAGRGDSSFKVDTCPCLREDPPCDGQERPAYFTDNFCKPCGVVLQHESERISHFESEIHAQNVKFFLQMHGEQNEVPGRKVNMHAGNSQVYSSGEVNRNNFTGQHNMSFDSPAAAPSHYVGKSHSQTQNPSREEHGQISPSTCPPKMDEPNTAPAPPTFLKSVIVKPPPAYRMRTYVCHICSITFTSLHMFRSHMQGTEHQIKRAQHLWTHWQCTQLLESHVINQVKNSKKMQESCQAECGDDIKMKKSRELEPTGHFRKMEDNYMEAQARGYREMVDSRPRHKILEQTLPLENFWAHPGPYNDSRALEEQLPQSLPAESTTYDSFQDELEDYIKGQKARGLDPNTSFRRMSESYTHRDQRYREKVDSEHRQRPCEERFSFEAPQTYQQEYSASPVEGQSPHWLPSHSKRRNDDFQNEFDDYNKVQESREFKPKTSFRRMDSSFETHNYGEMVDRRSSHTMFEEGLPCETFQTYTDPYSSAQAVENKLPHCIPAYENQPSLDAESHYQLTTEEFSEMPVSLSLSQQEDNPGSYNVDYDIYKHLPSNDNASAHETSHKRRRQKRRRHLEEGKERPEKEQSKHKRKRSYQDKDLDKDKSIEQSKGEEDKAGVSSEKPKHRRKKRKHETSSEKEERKHKKEKKKSVEERTEEEILWDESILGF, translated from the exons ATCCCCCGTGTGACGGACAAGAACGACCTGCGTATTTTACAGATAATTTTTGTAAACCATGTGGAGTGGTTCTACAGCATGAATCAGAAAGGATTTCACATTTTGAG AGTGAAATACATGCTCAAAATGTTAAGTTCTTTCTTCAAATGCATGGAGAACAAAACGAAGTGCCTGGTAGGAAAGTGAACATGCATGCTGGAAATTCTCAG GTGTACTCAAGTGGAGAAGTCAACAGAAACAACTTTACTGGCCAGCACAACATGAGTTTTGACTCCCCAGCTGCTGCTCCATCTCACTATGTGGGAAAGAGCCATTCTCAAACTCAGAACCCATCACGGGAAGAACATGGTCAAATATCTCCATCCACATGCCCACCAAAGATGG ATGAACCCAATACTGCTCCTGCACCTCCGACCTTCCTGAAGTCTGTTATTGTGAAGCCTCCTCCAG CATATAGAATGAGAACCTACGTATGCCATATCTGCAGTATCACCTTTACATCTTTACATATGTTCCGGTCCCACATGCAAGGAACTGAACATCAAATTAA GAGGGCCCAACATCTGTGGACCCATTGGCAGTGTACACAGCTCCT aGAATCTCATGTTATCAATCAAGTGAAGAATTCGAAGAAAATGCAAGAGTCTTGCCAAGCTGAGTGTGGAGATGACATCAAAATGAAGAAATCTAGAGAACTAGAGCCCACGGGTCATTTCAGGAAAATGGAGGATAATTACATGGAAGCCCAAGCCCGTGGATACAGAGAAATGGTTGATTCTAGACCCAGGCATAAAATTCTTGAACAAACACTTCCACTTGAAAATTTCTGGGCACACCCAGGACCATACAATGATTCTAGAGCACTAGAAGAGCAGTTACCTCAGAGTTTACCAGCAGAGTCAACGACATATGACTCTTTCCAAGATGAACTTGAAGATTACATCAAAGGGCAGAAGGCCAGAGGCCTCGATCCCAATACTAGTTTTAGACGGATGTCAGAAAGCTATACGCACAGGGatcagagatacagagaaaaggTTGATTCTGAACACAGACAGAGGCCGTGTGAGGAAAGGTTTTCATTTGAGGCTCCACAGACCTACCAGCAAGAATACAGTGCCTCCCCAGTGGAGGGCCAATCTCCTCACTGGTTGCCATCTCattcaaagagaagaaatgatgaTTTCCAAAATGAATTTGATGATTACAACAAGGTGCAGGAATCTAGAGAATTCAAGCCAAAGACTTCTTTTAGAAGAATGGATAGCTCTTTTGAAACCCATAATTACGGAGAAATGGTTGACAGAAGATCTAGTCATACAATGTTTGAGGAAGGACTCCCATGTGAGACTTTCCAGACTTACACAGATCCATACAGCAGTGCACAAGCAGTAGAAAACAAGTTACCTCATTGCATACCAGCTTATGAAAACCAACCGAGCCTAGATGCTGAAAGCCACTATCAGCTTACCACAGAGGAGTTCTCAGAAATGCCtgtttccctgagccttagtCAACAAGAAGATAACCCTGGCTCGTACAATGTAGACTATGACATTTACAAGCATCTGCCCTCAAATGACAATGCCAGTGCCCATGAAACCAGTCATAAAAGGCGACGTCAGAAGAGAAGGAGACacctggaggaaggaaaagaaaggccagAGAAGGAACAGTCcaagcataaaagaaaaagaagctatcaGGATAAAGATTTAGACAAAGACAAGAGCATCGAGCAAAGTAAAGGAGAGGAAGATAAAGCTGGAGTCAGTTCTGAAAAACCCAAACAtcgcagaaagaaaagaaaacatgaaacatcctcagagaaagaagaacgtaagcacaagaaagagaaaaagaaatctgttgaagaaagaacagaagaggaaatcCTCTGGGATGAATCAATTCTTGGGTTCTGA
- the Zmat1 gene encoding zinc finger matrin-type protein 1 isoform X2, translating to MAAAGRGDSSFKVDTCPCLREDPPCDGQERPAYFTDNFCKPCGVVLQHESERISHFESEIHAQNVKFFLQMHGEQNEVPGRKVNMHAGNSQVYSSGEVNRNNFTGQHNMSFDSPAAAPSHYVGKSHSQTQNPSREEHGQISPSTCPPKMDEPNTAPAPPTFLKSVIVKPPPAYRMRTYVCHICSITFTSLHMFRSHMQGTEHQIKESHVINQVKNSKKMQESCQAECGDDIKMKKSRELEPTGHFRKMEDNYMEAQARGYREMVDSRPRHKILEQTLPLENFWAHPGPYNDSRALEEQLPQSLPAESTTYDSFQDELEDYIKGQKARGLDPNTSFRRMSESYTHRDQRYREKVDSEHRQRPCEERFSFEAPQTYQQEYSASPVEGQSPHWLPSHSKRRNDDFQNEFDDYNKVQESREFKPKTSFRRMDSSFETHNYGEMVDRRSSHTMFEEGLPCETFQTYTDPYSSAQAVENKLPHCIPAYENQPSLDAESHYQLTTEEFSEMPVSLSLSQQEDNPGSYNVDYDIYKHLPSNDNASAHETSHKRRRQKRRRHLEEGKERPEKEQSKHKRKRSYQDKDLDKDKSIEQSKGEEDKAGVSSEKPKHRRKKRKHETSSEKEERKHKKEKKKSVEERTEEEILWDESILGF from the exons ATCCCCCGTGTGACGGACAAGAACGACCTGCGTATTTTACAGATAATTTTTGTAAACCATGTGGAGTGGTTCTACAGCATGAATCAGAAAGGATTTCACATTTTGAG AGTGAAATACATGCTCAAAATGTTAAGTTCTTTCTTCAAATGCATGGAGAACAAAACGAAGTGCCTGGTAGGAAAGTGAACATGCATGCTGGAAATTCTCAG GTGTACTCAAGTGGAGAAGTCAACAGAAACAACTTTACTGGCCAGCACAACATGAGTTTTGACTCCCCAGCTGCTGCTCCATCTCACTATGTGGGAAAGAGCCATTCTCAAACTCAGAACCCATCACGGGAAGAACATGGTCAAATATCTCCATCCACATGCCCACCAAAGATGG ATGAACCCAATACTGCTCCTGCACCTCCGACCTTCCTGAAGTCTGTTATTGTGAAGCCTCCTCCAG CATATAGAATGAGAACCTACGTATGCCATATCTGCAGTATCACCTTTACATCTTTACATATGTTCCGGTCCCACATGCAAGGAACTGAACATCAAATTAA aGAATCTCATGTTATCAATCAAGTGAAGAATTCGAAGAAAATGCAAGAGTCTTGCCAAGCTGAGTGTGGAGATGACATCAAAATGAAGAAATCTAGAGAACTAGAGCCCACGGGTCATTTCAGGAAAATGGAGGATAATTACATGGAAGCCCAAGCCCGTGGATACAGAGAAATGGTTGATTCTAGACCCAGGCATAAAATTCTTGAACAAACACTTCCACTTGAAAATTTCTGGGCACACCCAGGACCATACAATGATTCTAGAGCACTAGAAGAGCAGTTACCTCAGAGTTTACCAGCAGAGTCAACGACATATGACTCTTTCCAAGATGAACTTGAAGATTACATCAAAGGGCAGAAGGCCAGAGGCCTCGATCCCAATACTAGTTTTAGACGGATGTCAGAAAGCTATACGCACAGGGatcagagatacagagaaaaggTTGATTCTGAACACAGACAGAGGCCGTGTGAGGAAAGGTTTTCATTTGAGGCTCCACAGACCTACCAGCAAGAATACAGTGCCTCCCCAGTGGAGGGCCAATCTCCTCACTGGTTGCCATCTCattcaaagagaagaaatgatgaTTTCCAAAATGAATTTGATGATTACAACAAGGTGCAGGAATCTAGAGAATTCAAGCCAAAGACTTCTTTTAGAAGAATGGATAGCTCTTTTGAAACCCATAATTACGGAGAAATGGTTGACAGAAGATCTAGTCATACAATGTTTGAGGAAGGACTCCCATGTGAGACTTTCCAGACTTACACAGATCCATACAGCAGTGCACAAGCAGTAGAAAACAAGTTACCTCATTGCATACCAGCTTATGAAAACCAACCGAGCCTAGATGCTGAAAGCCACTATCAGCTTACCACAGAGGAGTTCTCAGAAATGCCtgtttccctgagccttagtCAACAAGAAGATAACCCTGGCTCGTACAATGTAGACTATGACATTTACAAGCATCTGCCCTCAAATGACAATGCCAGTGCCCATGAAACCAGTCATAAAAGGCGACGTCAGAAGAGAAGGAGACacctggaggaaggaaaagaaaggccagAGAAGGAACAGTCcaagcataaaagaaaaagaagctatcaGGATAAAGATTTAGACAAAGACAAGAGCATCGAGCAAAGTAAAGGAGAGGAAGATAAAGCTGGAGTCAGTTCTGAAAAACCCAAACAtcgcagaaagaaaagaaaacatgaaacatcctcagagaaagaagaacgtaagcacaagaaagagaaaaagaaatctgttgaagaaagaacagaagaggaaatcCTCTGGGATGAATCAATTCTTGGGTTCTGA